In Ipomoea triloba cultivar NCNSP0323 chromosome 15, ASM357664v1, one genomic interval encodes:
- the LOC116005881 gene encoding uncharacterized protein LOC116005881 — protein sequence MLSAPTLKSIWGVKGPSSSSSPNPHTLRTKTSPFSFSPHQYVTIKKTLSRTASGLHLRGTLTSKTKPFHNGYSQSQFVSKNGSDMSLGMMSMSMGLSWMRDAAFDERCSAPVNASRISGCGGAGGYNGSYDGPGENEWVQSLDEYYHKIIQDNLDNPLFLGNYAKFLKEVKGDFVKAEEYCERAILANADEGNIFALYAALIWYLHKDAARAESYYIQAVKASPDDCDVLASYAHFLWQTEEEDEEEEDQQILR from the exons ATGCTGTCTGCTCCAACCTTGAAATCCATATGGGGGGTTAAAggcccttcttcttcttcttcaccaaACCCACACACCCTCAGAACCAAAACCTCTCCATTTTCTTTCTCTCCCCACCAATATGTAACAATCAAGAAAACCCTCTCCAGAACTGCTTCTGGGCTTCATCTCAGAGGCACCCTCACGTCCAAGACCAAGCCGTTCCACAATGGGTATTCTCAATCTCAATTTGTGTCAAAAAATGGTTCTGATATGAGTTTGGGGATGATGAGTATGAGCATGGGATTGAGTTGGATGAGAGATGCTGCATTTGATGAGAGATGCTCTGCTCCGGTGAATGCCAGTAGAATCAGTGGCTGCGGTGGGGCTGGAGGCTATAATGGCAGTTATGATGGTCCTGGTGAGAATGAGTGGGTTCAAAGTCTTGATGAATACTATCATAAAATAATCCAAGATAATCTTGACAATCCCCTATTCCTTGGAAACTATGCCAAATTCTTGAAAGAG GTGAAGGGTGATTTTGTGAAAGCTGAGGAGTATTGTGAAAGGGCAATATTGGCAAATGCAGATGAAGGGAATATCTTTGCCCTGTATGCTGCTCTGATCTGGTATTTACACAAGGATGCTGCTAGAGCCGAGTCATATTATATTCAAGCTGTGAAAGCTTCTCCAGATGATTG TGATGTACTTGCTTCATATGCTCACTTTCTATGGCAaactgaagaagaagacgaagaagaagaggatcaGCAAATACTCAGATGA
- the LOC116006006 gene encoding exosome complex component RRP42, with protein MVGLSVGEKNFLKGGIAQDLRTDGRKRLAYRLIYVEIGVIPQASGSARVKMGATDVIASVKAELGKPNPSHPDKGRVFIYVDCSSTAEPTFEGRGGDELSAELSTALQRCLLGGRSGAGAAIDLSSLSVVQGKVCWDLYIDGLVVSADGNILDALGAAIKAALSNTCIPRVQVCADPSSNEQPEVDVSDEEFVQFDTSGVPVIVTLTKVGRHCIVDATSEEESQMSSAVSISVNREGHVCGLTKRGGAGLDPADILDMVNKAQVVGSELINDLDSKIAAAEACEEEES; from the exons ATGGTAGGGTTATCTGTAGGAGAAAAGAACTTCCTTAAAGGTGGTATTGCTCAAGATTTGCGAACAGATGGTCGGAAACGATTAGCTTATCGACTCATTTATGTTGAAATTGGGGTCATCCCTCAG GCAAGTGGTTCAGCAAGAGTTAAGATGGGCGCAACTGATGTCATTGCCAGTGTCAAG GCTGAACTTGGAAAACCAAATCCATCTCACCCCGACAAGGGAAGGGTTTTTATTTATGTAGACTGCAGTTCCACAGCAGAGCCAACTTTTGAG GGCAGAGGGGGTGATGAGTTGTCTGCAGAACTTTCAACAGCTCTTCAGCGATGTCTGCTTGGTGGAAGAAGTGGGGCAG GGGCTGCAATTGATCTTTCATCTCTCTCAGTTGTGCAAGGAAAAGTTTGTTGGGATCTATACATAGATGGTCTTGTGGTCAGTGCAGATGGGAATATACTCGATGCCCTTGGTGCTGCAATTAAG GCTGCCTTGAGCAATACATGTATTCCAAGGGTCCAAGTATGTGCAGATCCTTCGTCTAATGAACAGCCAGAAGTTGACGTGAGCGATGAAGAATTTGTCCAATTTGACACTAGTGGTGTCCCAGTTATAGTCACTTTGACAAAG GTTGGAAGGCACTGCATTGTAGATGCGACCTCGGAAGAGGAATCTCAAATGAGCTCAGCGGTGTCTATTTCAGTTAACAGGGAAGGTCATGTGTGCGGGTTGACTAAACGAGGTGGCGCGGGTTTAGATCCAGCCGACATACTTGACATGGTAAATAAAGCACAGGTTGTGGGCAGTGAGTTAATAAACGATTTGGATTCTAAGATAGCTGCTGCCGAAGCGTGTGAGGAAGAGGAATCATGA